A single genomic interval of Asinibacterium sp. OR53 harbors:
- a CDS encoding deoxyribodipyrimidine photo-lyase, with amino-acid sequence MNEMKKPLVNILWLRRDLRLRDHAALYHALKSDRPVLPIFIFDRHILDKLENRQDRRLSFIYQALEAMQQELVTMGSSLAVYHGYPVDVFDKLLQQFDIGAVFTNHDYEPYAIERDALVGRQLSGAGVLMYTYKDQVIFEKNEVLKDDGKPYTVFTPYSRKWKTLLNDFYLRSYPDSVLYDRFYRQEAMALPRLAQIGFEWSGNDFPLKAWDLARMQQYGATRDFPAMDKGTSRLGVHLRFGTISIRELARAAKATSEVYLNELIWRDFYHAILWHFPQVGKGAAFKPEYDRIVWRNNEGEFTRWCQGLTGYPLVDAGMRELNATGYMHNRLRMVTASFLCKHLLTDWRWGEAYFATQLLDFDLAANNGGWQWASSSGCDAAPYFRIFNPALQAEKFDKAQQYIEKWVPERNGFHYPPPIVPHELARQRALAAYALALK; translated from the coding sequence ATGAATGAGATGAAGAAACCGCTTGTCAATATCCTGTGGTTGAGAAGAGACCTGCGGCTGCGCGATCATGCAGCGTTGTACCATGCCTTGAAAAGCGACCGGCCCGTGCTACCCATTTTTATCTTCGACCGGCATATCCTGGACAAGCTGGAGAACAGGCAGGACCGGCGGCTGTCTTTTATATACCAGGCTTTGGAAGCCATGCAGCAAGAGCTGGTGACGATGGGCAGCAGCCTCGCCGTATACCATGGGTATCCTGTAGACGTATTCGATAAGCTGTTGCAGCAATTTGATATAGGCGCTGTATTCACCAACCACGATTATGAACCGTATGCCATAGAAAGGGATGCGTTGGTAGGGCGGCAGTTATCGGGTGCCGGTGTTTTGATGTATACGTATAAAGACCAGGTGATTTTTGAAAAGAATGAAGTGCTGAAAGACGATGGAAAGCCTTACACGGTGTTTACACCTTACAGCCGCAAATGGAAAACACTGCTGAATGATTTTTACCTGCGCTCTTATCCCGATTCGGTTTTGTATGACCGGTTTTACCGGCAGGAGGCCATGGCGTTGCCCCGCCTGGCACAGATAGGCTTTGAATGGAGTGGAAATGATTTTCCGTTGAAAGCGTGGGACCTGGCGAGGATGCAACAATATGGGGCTACCCGCGATTTTCCGGCGATGGACAAGGGCACTTCGCGTTTGGGCGTGCATTTGCGTTTTGGCACCATCAGCATACGGGAACTGGCCAGGGCGGCGAAAGCTACGAGTGAAGTGTACCTCAATGAGCTGATCTGGCGTGATTTTTATCATGCCATCCTCTGGCATTTTCCACAGGTGGGTAAAGGCGCCGCTTTCAAACCGGAATACGATCGCATTGTTTGGCGGAATAACGAAGGAGAATTTACGCGATGGTGCCAGGGATTAACGGGCTACCCGCTGGTAGACGCCGGTATGCGTGAGCTCAATGCTACGGGCTATATGCACAACCGGCTGCGCATGGTCACGGCTTCATTTCTGTGCAAGCATTTGCTCACCGACTGGCGATGGGGTGAAGCGTATTTCGCAACACAGTTGCTCGATTTTGACCTGGCTGCGAACAATGGCGGCTGGCAGTGGGCGAGCAGCAGCGGCTGTGATGCCGCGCCTTATTTCAGGATATTCAATCCGGCCCTGCAAGCGGAGAAGTTCGACAAAGCGCAGCAGTATATTGAAAAATGGGTGCCGGAAAGGAACGGGTTCCATTATCCGCCACCCATTGTGCCGCATGAACTGGCGAGGCAACGTGCGTTGGCTGCTTATGCGCTCGCGTTGAAATGA